The following are encoded together in the Tursiops truncatus isolate mTurTru1 chromosome 10, mTurTru1.mat.Y, whole genome shotgun sequence genome:
- the ARPC4 gene encoding actin-related protein 2/3 complex subunit 4, with protein sequence MTATLRPYLSAVRATLQAALCLENFSSQVVERHNKPEVEVRSSKELLLQPVTISRNEKEKVLIEGSINSVRVSIAVKQADEIEKILCHKFMRFMMMRAENFFILRRKPVEGYDISFLITNFHTEQMYKHKLVDFVIHFMEEIDKEISEMKLSVNARARIVAEEFLKNF encoded by the exons ATG ACTGCCACTCTCCGTCCTTACCTGAGTGCCGTGCGGGCCACACTGCAGgctgccctctgcctggagaaTTTCTCCTCCCAGGTGGTAGAACGACACAACAAGCCCGAAGTGGAAGTCAG GAGTAGCAAAGAGCTCCTGCTACAGCCTGTGACCATCAGCAGGAATGAGAAGGAAAAGGTTCTGATTGAAGGCTCCATCAACTCTGTCCGGGTCAGCATTGCTGTGAAACAG GCTGATGAGATCGAGAAGATTTTATGTCACAAGTTCATGCGCTTCATGATGATGAGAGCAGAGAACTTCTTTATCCTCCGAAGGAAACCAGTGGAG GGGTATGACATCAGTTTTCTGATCACCAACTTCCACACAGAGCAGATGTATAAACACAAGTTGGTGGACTTTGTGATCCACTTCATGGAAGAAATCGACAAGGAGATCAGTGAGATGAAGCTGTCGGTCAATGCCCGTGCGCGCATTGTGGCCGAGGAGTTCCTCAAGAAT TTCTAA